Proteins from a genomic interval of Alteromonas macleodii ATCC 27126:
- a CDS encoding LysR family transcriptional regulator: MNTKLLRSLQVFVAVTDSGSMSVAARELHMTVSAISQQLRKLEHDIGLSLFNRNTRSLSLTEAGRIYYETSKQMLQTAELAQQKIESLQDDPTGKINIIAPEGFGGGLLSEPLKKLCEEFPKITISLTVTDEPKDIIASSADLVLCFAPVSDTNFSSLVLATWKRILCVSADHPLANETLTSPEALNAHTYIAHRHIEEYVMKHESEGEYELDTQRIDVNSMQTLIKLTQDSVGYAVLPEPEVRHLLKSGEMKQLFTDWELPDYTVYAVTPKRELMPAKIGAAITCLQDLFAQI, encoded by the coding sequence ATGAATACTAAATTACTTCGCTCTCTTCAGGTTTTTGTTGCAGTAACCGATAGCGGTAGCATGAGTGTAGCTGCGAGAGAGCTGCACATGACTGTCTCTGCTATTAGTCAGCAGTTAAGAAAGCTAGAACACGATATCGGCCTTAGCCTTTTTAACCGAAATACCCGAAGTTTGAGCCTAACGGAAGCAGGGCGCATCTATTACGAAACCAGTAAGCAAATGCTACAAACCGCAGAACTTGCCCAGCAAAAAATTGAAAGTCTGCAGGATGATCCCACAGGTAAAATAAACATCATTGCGCCGGAGGGTTTTGGCGGAGGACTGTTAAGCGAGCCACTGAAAAAGCTTTGTGAAGAATTTCCTAAAATAACTATTTCTTTAACCGTAACTGACGAGCCTAAAGACATTATCGCTTCCAGTGCCGATCTTGTTCTTTGCTTCGCCCCAGTATCAGATACAAATTTCAGCAGTTTGGTACTCGCGACCTGGAAGCGCATTTTATGTGTCTCTGCAGACCATCCACTTGCAAACGAAACTCTGACTTCGCCTGAAGCGCTTAACGCGCATACATACATTGCTCACAGACATATTGAAGAATACGTCATGAAGCACGAAAGCGAAGGCGAGTATGAATTGGATACACAACGCATTGATGTCAACTCAATGCAGACATTGATTAAACTTACTCAAGATAGTGTTGGCTATGCGGTTCTTCCCGAACCAGAAGTGAGACATCTATTAAAGTCTGGTGAAATGAAGCAGCTCTTCACTGACTGGGAGTTACCAGATTATACGGTTTATGCGGTTACACCGAAAAGGGAGCTAATGCCTGCAAAAATCGGCGCAGCAATTACATGTCTTCAAGATTTATTTGCGCAAATTTAG
- a CDS encoding OmpP1/FadL family transporter, with product MKQQFSLRASVCLALATLASSSALAAGFQVNEHSANGLGRAMAGQAAKPENASILATNPAAIGVFKEAEFSASVSFIDPNVDIDGDVSYALGEAPVGQPMPAAEDNIADTAFVPGFFYVSPINEKLSAGVGVFTTYGLRSDYSDDFGALHFADTAEVKTVTLNPAVSYKVNKQLMVGFGLNITYAEAEIGSGVSNTLAGTVAGLAPTAEALGITLPTLTPGNSLFSMEGDDWGYGWNAGIFWQPTDMTNVALSYRAETKLELEGAVSSETPVFPINLNQPGSLDLNLAAITELAIDQKIDNQWSVQASVTFTDWSTFEKLEANLEDGIDFLIKEENFDDSWRAALGVTYILNDEITLRAGYAYDDGVVSVENRSLSIPDTDRHWFSGGMTYTVSEDTSIDVAYVFIDGREANIDKDRTILSNVLPGTDFTTNFSGTQSATAHILSVQMNTRF from the coding sequence ATGAAGCAACAGTTTTCTTTACGTGCCTCAGTTTGCTTAGCGCTTGCTACCTTAGCCTCTTCTTCTGCGCTGGCAGCTGGTTTCCAAGTTAATGAACACAGTGCAAACGGTCTAGGCCGTGCCATGGCTGGTCAAGCGGCTAAGCCAGAGAATGCCTCCATTTTAGCAACTAACCCTGCAGCGATTGGTGTATTTAAAGAAGCTGAGTTCAGTGCATCAGTAAGCTTTATCGATCCGAACGTAGATATCGATGGTGATGTTAGCTATGCGTTAGGCGAAGCCCCAGTTGGCCAACCTATGCCAGCAGCAGAAGACAACATTGCAGATACTGCTTTTGTTCCAGGATTCTTTTATGTAAGCCCAATTAATGAAAAGCTATCTGCTGGTGTAGGTGTATTTACAACCTACGGTCTTCGTTCAGATTACTCTGATGATTTTGGTGCGCTGCATTTTGCTGACACAGCTGAAGTAAAAACGGTAACCCTAAACCCTGCTGTATCTTATAAAGTGAATAAGCAGCTTATGGTAGGTTTTGGTTTAAACATCACTTACGCTGAAGCTGAAATTGGTTCTGGTGTATCAAACACGCTAGCGGGCACTGTTGCAGGCCTAGCGCCAACAGCAGAAGCATTAGGTATTACATTGCCTACGCTTACTCCTGGCAATTCACTGTTTAGCATGGAAGGTGACGATTGGGGCTATGGTTGGAACGCTGGTATTTTCTGGCAACCAACTGATATGACTAATGTTGCGCTTTCATACCGTGCAGAAACGAAACTAGAACTTGAAGGCGCGGTATCTTCAGAGACGCCAGTGTTTCCTATCAACTTAAACCAGCCTGGTAGTCTAGATTTGAACCTTGCTGCGATTACAGAGCTAGCGATTGATCAAAAAATTGACAATCAGTGGTCTGTACAAGCAAGTGTTACTTTCACTGACTGGAGTACGTTTGAGAAGCTTGAAGCTAACCTAGAAGACGGCATCGATTTCCTAATTAAAGAAGAGAATTTCGACGACTCATGGCGTGCAGCGCTTGGTGTAACTTACATCCTAAACGATGAAATTACCCTTCGTGCTGGCTATGCTTATGATGACGGTGTGGTATCGGTAGAAAACCGCTCACTAAGTATCCCAGATACAGACCGTCATTGGTTCTCTGGTGGTATGACTTACACGGTTAGCGAAGATACATCAATAGACGTGGCTTACGTATTCATAGATGGCCGTGAAGCGAATATCGACAAAGATAGAACGATTCTAAGCAATGTTCTTCCTGGTACTGACTTTACCACTAACTTCTCAGGCACACAGTCAGCTACTGCGCACATTCTAAGTGTTCAAATGAACACTCGTTTCTAA
- a CDS encoding NADP-dependent oxidoreductase: protein MSTYKAITLVNRPHDRKIGPHLFESKELEIPTPKDGQILIKQTHMSLDPAMLGWMSEDRESYIPPVELGDVMRSSGVGEVVESNNPNFSVGDKVMGMTGWSEYVLSDGSGFNKLQPGIIEEMALCVFALPGLTATTGLYNFGEPKEGETLIVTGAAGSVGSIVGQLAKADGLRVIGVVGSKDKADWIVNELGFDGAINYKTDNLEEKLAELTPNKIDVFFENTGGPIQQHIFNRMNAHGRIVVCGMIADYQSEKPSPGPNWIPLIKKRINIRGFAMPDHWGEIPQLLQKLSPYVQQGKIKYRAHTVKGLENAEKGLNMLFEGKNTGKMIVKL, encoded by the coding sequence ATGTCAACATACAAAGCAATTACACTCGTTAATCGCCCCCATGACAGAAAAATTGGGCCACATTTATTTGAAAGCAAAGAGCTCGAAATTCCCACGCCTAAAGACGGTCAAATTTTGATAAAGCAAACTCACATGTCTTTAGACCCTGCGATGTTAGGTTGGATGAGTGAAGACAGAGAGAGCTATATTCCACCTGTGGAGCTTGGCGATGTAATGCGCTCAAGCGGTGTGGGCGAAGTGGTTGAGTCTAACAACCCTAATTTTTCGGTTGGCGACAAAGTTATGGGAATGACTGGCTGGAGTGAATATGTGCTCAGCGACGGTTCTGGTTTTAACAAACTTCAGCCTGGCATTATTGAGGAAATGGCCCTTTGTGTTTTTGCACTACCAGGCCTAACGGCCACAACAGGTTTATATAATTTTGGCGAGCCCAAAGAAGGTGAGACACTTATTGTTACGGGTGCAGCAGGTTCTGTAGGCTCAATTGTAGGTCAGCTTGCTAAAGCAGACGGGCTGCGTGTAATTGGCGTAGTAGGAAGCAAAGACAAAGCCGATTGGATTGTTAACGAGCTTGGGTTTGATGGCGCTATAAACTACAAAACTGACAATTTAGAAGAAAAGTTAGCCGAACTAACACCAAATAAAATAGACGTCTTCTTTGAAAATACGGGCGGTCCTATTCAGCAGCACATTTTTAACAGAATGAATGCCCATGGCCGAATTGTGGTATGTGGAATGATTGCCGATTACCAGTCTGAAAAGCCGTCACCGGGCCCGAACTGGATCCCCCTGATTAAAAAGCGAATTAACATTCGCGGTTTTGCTATGCCTGATCACTGGGGTGAAATTCCACAACTACTGCAAAAGCTTTCACCTTATGTTCAACAAGGTAAAATCAAGTACCGTGCACACACTGTGAAAGGCTTAGAGAACGCCGAGAAGGGCCTAAATATGTTGTTTGAAGGCAAGAACACCGGCAAGATGATTGTGAAGCTGTAA
- a CDS encoding sensor domain-containing diguanylate cyclase, whose translation MQINKPRELLRLRIALIIGALLVLAFMAADLMLLPSSMYELYIFDRLLLQFPIILVVVVLSFWRRFIQHRAYIFAGLLIALSYSNYWLIWVCWEEHSFIFPYEGTILYAFFCVFALGIAFKLALAANVINILGFLGLMWVAPVYGDRVPISMAFVSGSLFICVYARYRLDRSVRMLKETNDRLLKLSKFDPLSDLLNRRALREQSEKLLALSKRHKVSMAVMMLDLDDFKKYNDCFGHQQGDEAIKIQARIMKQVFKRETDILGRYGGEEFIVVLSDIQKEQVEKHCDALLNKWTEAALEHAQDAKHPLMSCSIGVVFAKSAENMSIDCLIDEADKALYEAKEKGKAQFVLNQAQCLE comes from the coding sequence GTGCAAATCAATAAACCCCGCGAGCTACTTCGGCTGAGAATTGCGCTGATCATTGGTGCTCTACTTGTGCTTGCCTTTATGGCTGCTGACTTGATGCTATTACCAAGCAGCATGTACGAGCTGTACATATTCGATCGCTTACTTCTTCAATTCCCTATTATACTCGTCGTTGTTGTACTCTCCTTCTGGCGCAGGTTCATTCAGCATCGAGCCTACATTTTCGCAGGGTTACTTATTGCGCTTTCTTACAGCAACTACTGGTTAATATGGGTTTGCTGGGAAGAGCACAGCTTCATTTTCCCCTACGAGGGCACCATTTTATATGCTTTCTTCTGTGTGTTTGCGCTGGGCATTGCCTTTAAATTAGCGCTAGCAGCCAACGTCATCAACATTCTGGGTTTTTTGGGGTTAATGTGGGTTGCGCCGGTTTATGGTGACAGAGTTCCAATTTCAATGGCATTTGTATCTGGGTCTTTGTTTATTTGTGTCTATGCCCGTTATCGGTTAGATCGCAGCGTACGCATGTTAAAAGAAACCAATGACAGGCTACTTAAACTTAGCAAATTTGACCCCTTATCTGATTTATTGAATCGGCGTGCGTTACGAGAGCAGAGTGAAAAACTGTTGGCGTTGAGTAAGCGTCATAAAGTGTCGATGGCCGTGATGATGCTCGACTTAGACGACTTTAAAAAATATAACGACTGTTTTGGTCATCAGCAGGGGGATGAAGCCATAAAAATACAAGCCCGCATTATGAAGCAGGTCTTTAAGCGAGAGACAGACATATTAGGTCGGTACGGTGGGGAAGAGTTTATTGTTGTATTGAGCGACATTCAGAAAGAACAAGTTGAGAAGCACTGTGATGCACTTTTGAATAAGTGGACAGAAGCAGCACTAGAACATGCACAAGATGCAAAGCATCCTTTAATGAGTTGTTCCATTGGTGTGGTGTTTGCCAAGTCGGCCGAGAACATGTCTATTGATTGCCTTATTGACGAAGCAGATAAAGCACTTTACGAAGCAAAAGAAAAAGGTAAAGCCCAGTTTGTATTAAATCAGGCGCAGTGCTTAGAATAA
- a CDS encoding ATP-binding protein, translating into MRIKSKLLVIYIPILLIGMALTGYWAYLTAYDSVREREYQLLTQTLTLNVLEIIDERRELLIESGLENVPVFREAYQKEVFEELKSLQQATDRHFAISDKSADTVVFSTMEHTVVPNVEDATIATIASRKVAFGESNINDADVLFACAEFAPWNWKVTVLQPADALQSFLSTIAWLTSLVTLFAVVIVSLLMGRVTQVFVVSPIEKIKSAASRIAVDHKKVSIDLQQNDELGSLARDVEAMSGEIEQYVAQAQQANRAKTDFLAVMSHEIRTPLNGIQGLATLLLDTQLSDKQHQYASDLKSSASILATVINDVLDLSKIESGMSEVDVTEFDLDAMLNDLITLLGTNASANSTRLVYKSKNMESVAVTSDITKLRQIIINLVSNAIKFTHKGTVTISAKLKQPSQDTVSENHLVIAVKDTGIGIEPDRLEHIFDKFTQSDSSITRKYGGTGLGLAIAKQLAQILGGDIKVVSKVGEGSCFTVTAKVQSRRVVESSADSDSARQAERASLPEGIKVLLAEDNAINAVVAQALLEQLKCDVEHVDNGLKAAARVEEGGIDVVFMDVHMPVMDGIEATKRIRKLDGELSKIPVIGLTAEAFKERHVSFKEAGMDDIVTKPVTVEALQESLSKLALNQEVTDNS; encoded by the coding sequence ATGCGGATTAAATCGAAACTGCTGGTTATCTACATTCCAATTTTATTAATTGGTATGGCACTTACTGGGTATTGGGCTTATTTGACGGCGTACGATTCAGTACGCGAAAGAGAATATCAGCTCCTCACTCAGACGCTTACATTAAACGTTTTAGAGATCATTGACGAAAGACGTGAACTGCTTATTGAGTCGGGCCTAGAGAATGTGCCTGTGTTTCGCGAGGCCTATCAAAAGGAAGTGTTTGAAGAGTTAAAGTCGTTGCAGCAAGCCACCGACCGCCACTTTGCGATCAGTGACAAGAGTGCCGATACTGTGGTGTTTAGTACGATGGAGCACACTGTGGTTCCTAATGTCGAAGATGCGACAATCGCAACCATTGCCAGTCGTAAGGTCGCCTTTGGTGAGTCGAATATTAACGATGCTGACGTGTTATTTGCGTGTGCGGAATTTGCGCCATGGAATTGGAAAGTTACCGTATTACAGCCTGCTGACGCACTGCAATCTTTCCTATCTACTATTGCGTGGCTAACGTCATTAGTGACGCTATTTGCTGTCGTTATTGTCAGTTTGCTTATGGGAAGAGTCACACAGGTGTTTGTTGTTTCTCCTATCGAAAAAATAAAATCAGCAGCAAGTCGCATTGCGGTTGACCATAAGAAGGTCAGTATAGACTTACAGCAAAACGACGAGTTAGGTAGTTTAGCGCGAGACGTTGAGGCAATGTCTGGTGAAATAGAGCAATACGTTGCTCAAGCTCAGCAAGCAAACCGCGCAAAAACGGATTTTCTTGCAGTAATGAGCCACGAAATTCGCACCCCACTGAACGGTATTCAGGGATTAGCAACGCTACTTCTTGATACGCAACTGTCGGATAAACAGCATCAGTATGCCAGCGATTTGAAATCATCGGCGTCTATTCTAGCGACCGTTATCAACGATGTTCTGGATCTCTCAAAAATTGAATCAGGTATGTCAGAAGTTGACGTTACAGAGTTCGATCTTGACGCAATGCTGAATGACCTTATTACGCTACTGGGTACCAATGCTAGCGCCAATAGTACGCGTTTGGTTTACAAAAGTAAGAACATGGAATCGGTGGCAGTAACCAGTGATATTACGAAGTTACGCCAGATAATCATTAACTTGGTGAGTAACGCAATTAAGTTTACTCATAAGGGCACGGTGACTATTTCCGCCAAACTCAAACAGCCTTCACAGGATACCGTGAGCGAGAACCATTTGGTAATTGCGGTTAAAGATACCGGTATTGGTATTGAGCCAGACAGACTCGAGCATATTTTTGATAAGTTTACGCAGTCCGATTCATCAATTACGCGTAAATACGGTGGCACTGGGCTAGGTCTTGCTATTGCAAAGCAGCTTGCACAAATATTAGGTGGTGATATTAAGGTGGTGAGCAAAGTAGGTGAAGGTTCATGTTTCACCGTTACCGCCAAGGTGCAGAGTCGTCGCGTGGTGGAGTCGTCGGCCGATTCGGATTCCGCGCGACAAGCAGAGCGCGCTAGCTTACCAGAAGGTATTAAAGTTCTGTTGGCTGAAGATAATGCCATTAATGCTGTGGTAGCACAGGCACTCTTAGAACAGCTGAAATGTGATGTTGAGCACGTTGATAATGGATTGAAAGCCGCTGCACGAGTAGAAGAGGGCGGTATTGATGTTGTTTTCATGGATGTGCACATGCCAGTGATGGACGGCATTGAAGCGACAAAACGCATTCGAAAGCTTGATGGAGAGCTTAGCAAAATCCCGGTTATAGGGCTTACCGCCGAAGCATTCAAAGAGCGGCACGTGTCATTTAAAGAAGCGGGGATGGACGACATCGTTACCAAACCTGTCACCGTTGAGGCACTGCAAGAAAGTTTGTCAAAACTGGCGCTTAATCAAGAAGTCACTGATAATAGTTAA
- a CDS encoding ABC transporter substrate-binding protein: MTKVWFSLLLALSSLMWGASAAFAKETLDLIVLETLPVPIVADSRAEFEKELARIMPDHEINVTSYNAEGSEVRAKEILTELAQNPAPDLIVSVATLATRALNASEEFVDVPKLFMAVSAPVEEGIVSAIGAVSERNMTGESHVLDAKVKLDMLEGVLRASKPSSLFTIGLVHSTYPSSSNLVNQLLALNGDYENINLVAVSTPYIEGDDGLVEMTDSIINSLQQKTNELDGYWLSSGPLAESNGLVTKVKEATGLLPLFAESISSVKEGALLGVVSEPASIGKSAARKAKLILEKKSARDIPVDKMDTYTVAVNVSTAIKLQLPIPSNYLKLSKKHVYQ, encoded by the coding sequence ATGACAAAGGTCTGGTTTTCCCTTCTTTTAGCTTTATCATCTTTGATGTGGGGCGCTAGTGCTGCTTTTGCGAAAGAAACCCTGGACCTAATTGTTCTTGAAACACTGCCTGTTCCCATTGTCGCTGATTCGCGGGCCGAGTTCGAAAAGGAACTTGCGCGGATTATGCCCGATCACGAGATTAACGTAACATCGTATAACGCCGAAGGCTCTGAAGTTCGTGCTAAGGAGATACTTACCGAGCTTGCACAAAACCCAGCGCCTGACCTTATTGTATCGGTGGCGACCCTTGCCACCAGAGCGCTGAATGCGTCTGAAGAGTTTGTTGATGTACCTAAGCTGTTTATGGCGGTCTCAGCACCGGTTGAAGAAGGAATAGTTTCTGCTATTGGTGCGGTTAGTGAACGCAACATGACGGGCGAGTCACACGTGCTAGACGCAAAGGTAAAGCTAGATATGTTAGAGGGCGTGCTCAGAGCGTCTAAGCCCTCATCGCTTTTTACCATCGGTCTAGTCCATTCTACATACCCATCGTCAAGTAACTTGGTTAATCAACTTCTGGCACTGAATGGTGACTACGAGAACATAAATCTTGTTGCTGTTAGTACACCGTATATAGAAGGCGATGATGGACTGGTTGAAATGACTGACAGCATCATCAACAGCTTGCAGCAAAAAACAAACGAGCTGGATGGTTACTGGCTTTCATCTGGGCCGCTCGCGGAATCGAATGGCTTAGTAACAAAGGTAAAGGAAGCTACGGGACTGCTTCCTTTATTCGCAGAAAGCATTTCCTCTGTGAAAGAAGGAGCGCTTCTTGGCGTAGTATCTGAGCCAGCGAGTATTGGCAAATCAGCTGCAAGAAAAGCCAAGCTAATTCTTGAGAAAAAATCGGCGAGGGACATTCCCGTTGATAAAATGGATACGTACACTGTAGCGGTAAATGTGTCTACAGCAATCAAACTGCAGTTGCCCATTCCTTCAAACTACTTGAAGCTGTCGAAAAAACATGTGTATCAATAA
- a CDS encoding LLM class flavin-dependent oxidoreductase has protein sequence MAIPYSLLDLAPISEGFGVKDALNNSKLMAVEAERCGYERVWLAEHHGMHGVASSATSVVLTHIANATATIKVGAGGIMLPNHAPLVIAEQFGTLAELFPNRIELGLGRAPGTDMATARALRRNLQSDVDSYPEDIQELQHYLGTPQDGQPIVAVPGANTHVPLWLLGSSLYSAQVAAKMGLPYSFASHFAPDALFDALHVYRNMFKPSPQLSAPKAMAGVMVVIAETDEEAELLFTSVKQQFMNMRRGLNRPFAKPMPNFDEYCTATDEAMLSNVLRYALVGSKETVQNKLAQFVEATDVDEIIVSMPIYDIEARLFSVNAFAEIAS, from the coding sequence ATGGCTATTCCATACTCACTGCTAGATTTAGCGCCAATATCTGAAGGGTTTGGCGTAAAAGACGCGTTAAACAATTCAAAGTTAATGGCTGTGGAAGCTGAGCGCTGTGGCTATGAACGTGTGTGGTTAGCCGAGCATCACGGCATGCATGGTGTTGCCAGTTCTGCCACCTCAGTAGTGTTAACGCACATTGCTAACGCCACCGCTACCATTAAAGTTGGTGCGGGCGGTATTATGCTGCCTAACCATGCACCTTTGGTCATTGCTGAACAGTTTGGCACCTTGGCTGAATTATTTCCCAATCGCATAGAGCTTGGACTTGGCCGTGCACCAGGCACTGATATGGCAACCGCACGCGCGCTTCGTCGTAATTTGCAAAGCGATGTGGACAGTTACCCAGAAGATATTCAAGAACTTCAGCACTACTTGGGTACACCGCAAGACGGGCAGCCAATTGTTGCAGTACCTGGGGCGAATACACACGTCCCCCTGTGGTTGCTTGGCTCTAGCTTATACAGTGCCCAAGTGGCGGCAAAGATGGGGCTGCCATATTCGTTCGCCTCGCATTTTGCGCCCGATGCGCTATTCGATGCGCTTCATGTGTACCGCAATATGTTCAAACCGTCGCCTCAGTTATCAGCGCCAAAAGCGATGGCTGGTGTAATGGTGGTGATTGCTGAAACCGATGAAGAGGCTGAACTCCTATTCACGTCAGTGAAGCAGCAATTTATGAACATGCGACGTGGTCTTAATAGGCCTTTCGCTAAGCCTATGCCTAACTTTGACGAATATTGTACGGCGACTGACGAAGCAATGTTATCGAATGTATTGAGGTATGCGTTGGTAGGGTCGAAAGAAACGGTGCAAAACAAGCTAGCTCAGTTTGTTGAAGCGACGGATGTTGATGAAATTATCGTGTCGATGCCGATTTACGATATAGAAGCGCGCCTGTTTAGTGTTAACGCATTTGCGGAAATCGCATCTTAG
- a CDS encoding DUF3800 domain-containing protein gives MAKGKLIWHIACDESGIDGQVYYGFGSLWMKYQRRGDFVRIIRNLREKYRYTNEIKWQRAHQKNNIDFYKELADVFFKHAWLAFHCIVIRKGLVDKSFHDGDYDLAMRKHFTTLISSKIKAVKKAHPNQLSEFRVEVDPLPSRYNKADEAFHTIANNILKQELGGDALIQTVVTKDSKDSQQIQLADFLLGAVMSAFQGKVTSDRKRDMANHIASYLGWDSLKHDTWDYERKFNIWYFHDIRRDQREIHTKNVELRYPLPAKSLK, from the coding sequence ATGGCAAAAGGAAAGCTAATTTGGCATATTGCCTGTGACGAATCTGGTATAGATGGGCAGGTATACTACGGTTTTGGTTCCTTGTGGATGAAGTACCAACGTCGCGGCGATTTTGTTCGTATCATCAGAAATCTTAGGGAAAAGTATCGATATACAAACGAAATTAAATGGCAACGTGCTCATCAGAAAAATAACATTGATTTTTACAAAGAGCTTGCCGATGTATTTTTCAAACACGCGTGGCTGGCTTTTCATTGCATAGTTATTAGAAAAGGATTGGTAGATAAATCATTTCATGACGGTGACTACGACCTTGCAATGCGAAAACACTTCACAACTCTTATTTCTTCAAAAATAAAAGCAGTTAAAAAAGCACATCCTAATCAGTTATCAGAATTTCGAGTCGAAGTCGACCCATTACCGTCGCGATACAATAAGGCTGACGAAGCGTTTCATACAATCGCTAACAATATCCTAAAACAAGAATTAGGCGGTGATGCTCTGATTCAAACAGTTGTGACTAAAGACTCAAAAGATTCTCAGCAAATACAGCTGGCTGACTTTCTGTTGGGAGCAGTTATGAGCGCGTTTCAAGGAAAAGTAACCTCTGATAGAAAGCGAGATATGGCGAATCATATTGCATCATATTTAGGCTGGGACTCGCTCAAACACGACACTTGGGACTATGAGCGAAAATTTAATATTTGGTATTTTCATGATATCAGGCGAGATCAACGTGAAATTCATACGAAGAATGTAGAGCTGAGATATCCGCTCCCTGCAAAATCACTTAAGTGA
- a CDS encoding DUF5677 domain-containing protein, which yields MDIEELVSGYVDYLVDSFDEVWTKVKIPADKLEALSAIGGLLSRQITLSIELAQAPSTWNGHSAPLFLRSMTDLYITLAWMMDDLEERPHKYIMHGLGEAKLLIEHYKLLLEKEEYQEDKEDLQQMIEFREHWINSQRNEFFVEVDVGTWSNLNCRKMAQEADCEDLYNFAYTPFSQVAHSMWPHVSVYNMTRCKNPLHKHHLIPALLDVPLDPDYLYRSCKYVDKTYRLFEKHFEVSIKLMPLDWWNNYWESIPIEEDVK from the coding sequence ATGGATATTGAAGAATTAGTAAGTGGCTACGTCGATTATCTAGTGGACAGTTTCGATGAAGTTTGGACTAAAGTTAAAATTCCCGCGGATAAACTGGAGGCATTATCTGCCATTGGTGGTCTTTTATCTCGACAAATTACTCTCTCCATCGAGTTGGCTCAAGCTCCCTCAACATGGAACGGACATTCTGCACCATTATTCTTACGCTCTATGACCGATTTATATATCACGCTTGCGTGGATGATGGATGATTTGGAAGAGCGACCCCATAAATACATTATGCATGGTCTGGGTGAAGCAAAGTTACTTATCGAACACTACAAGCTCCTGTTAGAAAAGGAGGAATATCAAGAAGACAAAGAAGATCTTCAACAAATGATAGAGTTTAGAGAGCATTGGATTAATTCACAACGCAATGAATTTTTTGTCGAAGTGGATGTTGGAACGTGGTCGAATTTAAATTGTAGGAAAATGGCGCAAGAGGCAGATTGCGAAGACCTTTATAATTTTGCTTACACGCCCTTTAGCCAAGTGGCGCATAGCATGTGGCCCCATGTTTCAGTTTACAATATGACTCGTTGCAAAAATCCACTACATAAGCACCACTTGATTCCTGCTCTACTAGACGTGCCGCTCGACCCCGACTACTTGTATAGATCCTGCAAATACGTTGACAAGACTTATCGGTTGTTTGAAAAGCACTTTGAAGTATCAATAAAACTAATGCCGCTCGATTGGTGGAACAACTATTGGGAATCTATTCCAATAGAAGAAGATGTAAAGTAG
- a CDS encoding MerR family transcriptional regulator, translated as MYTISKLAKEANVGVETVRFYERKGLLEQPIKPIQGYRQYTEQALSRLLFIKRAQYLGFTLAEISSLLILSASNCEDVQQLAEQKLAVIEDKLRDLLNLKDSLVSLISDCKTNPSDKDCPIIQSLQP; from the coding sequence ATGTATACAATCAGTAAACTCGCCAAAGAGGCAAATGTTGGTGTAGAGACCGTTCGTTTCTATGAACGCAAAGGCTTACTTGAACAACCCATCAAACCGATACAGGGATACAGGCAATATACAGAACAAGCACTTTCAAGACTATTGTTCATAAAGCGTGCACAGTATTTAGGTTTTACATTGGCGGAAATATCATCATTATTAATATTAAGTGCTAGTAATTGTGAAGATGTTCAGCAACTCGCTGAGCAAAAGCTTGCAGTAATTGAAGATAAGTTAAGAGATTTGCTTAACCTTAAAGACAGCCTTGTCTCGCTCATTTCAGACTGTAAAACTAATCCAAGTGATAAAGATTGCCCAATCATTCAGTCACTTCAACCGTAA
- a CDS encoding mercuric transporter MerT family protein: protein MAKSSQLSILGGLAAAIGASACCAGPLVLLLLGISGSWISHLTLLDPYRPIFIFVVVVLFGFAGWKIHQPVENCADDEACAVPKVRTRRKAVFWFTTLLAFVFVTSNYWIIWVV, encoded by the coding sequence ATGGCAAAAAGTAGTCAACTATCAATCTTAGGCGGGCTTGCCGCAGCAATCGGTGCAAGTGCCTGCTGTGCCGGGCCTCTTGTTTTACTTTTATTGGGTATAAGTGGTTCATGGATTAGTCATTTAACACTCTTAGACCCTTATCGTCCTATTTTTATATTCGTGGTTGTAGTTTTATTTGGCTTTGCTGGGTGGAAGATACATCAGCCTGTTGAAAACTGTGCGGATGACGAGGCTTGTGCAGTCCCAAAGGTAAGAACACGACGAAAAGCAGTATTTTGGTTTACCACACTGTTGGCGTTTGTTTTTGTTACCAGCAACTACTGGATCATATGGGTCGTGTAG